A region from the Halosolutus gelatinilyticus genome encodes:
- a CDS encoding class I adenylate-forming enzyme family protein — protein sequence MNGEPVAWPTRDLLSHRAATTPDRTAIVDADAGAEWTYGEFDRRVDSVAGVLAVREDDRLGVLLGTRPAFAAVYFAAMRRGATVVPLNVRETVGELRSKVRRIELDAIVCESATEGGAAELANGPVVSVDEPERDGVSSLRADTDGDGDATPVRLDRDRTHLLMFTSGTSGEPKVVRLTLGNLVASATASAFRLGVLPDDRWLCCLPMYHMGGLAPVVRSTLYGTTVVIQREFDPEQTARAIDERDISGVSLVPTMLTRLLDAGWTPPESLRFVLLGGAPASRELIDRCCDRGVPVHPTYGMTETASQIATARPEDAFSNPGTVGRPLVCTDVSIVDESGELVDPGERGVVVVSGPTVTPGYLDPDRTAAAFGERGLRTGDVGYRDETGRLWITGRVDDRIVTGGENVDPDEVVAVLREHQGVAEAAVVGLPDEEWGQRVAALVAPDADGPSTPDGRSASATEARSTDSIDVEAVLAHCDDRLAGFKRPKTIGVVGALPRTPSGTVDRDAVRERLLAEGVDVTESD from the coding sequence ATGAACGGCGAGCCGGTCGCGTGGCCGACACGCGATCTCCTCTCTCACCGCGCGGCGACCACGCCGGACCGGACAGCGATCGTCGACGCCGACGCCGGTGCGGAGTGGACGTACGGCGAGTTCGATCGGCGCGTCGACTCGGTCGCCGGAGTGCTCGCGGTGAGAGAGGACGATCGGCTCGGCGTGCTCTTGGGGACTCGACCCGCCTTCGCTGCGGTGTACTTCGCCGCGATGCGCCGCGGCGCGACGGTCGTTCCCCTGAACGTCCGCGAGACGGTCGGCGAACTCCGATCGAAGGTGCGGCGGATCGAACTCGACGCGATCGTCTGCGAGTCGGCGACGGAAGGGGGCGCCGCGGAACTCGCGAACGGTCCGGTCGTCTCGGTCGACGAGCCCGAACGCGACGGCGTCTCGTCGCTCCGGGCGGATACCGACGGGGACGGAGACGCGACACCGGTTCGACTCGACCGCGATCGAACGCACCTGCTCATGTTCACGTCGGGCACTTCCGGCGAACCGAAGGTCGTCCGCCTGACGCTCGGCAACCTCGTCGCCAGCGCCACCGCGTCGGCGTTCCGCCTCGGCGTGTTGCCGGACGATCGGTGGCTCTGCTGTCTGCCGATGTACCACATGGGCGGGCTGGCGCCGGTCGTCCGATCGACCCTCTACGGGACGACCGTCGTAATTCAGCGCGAGTTCGACCCCGAGCAGACGGCCCGCGCGATCGACGAGCGCGACATTTCGGGCGTCTCGCTCGTGCCGACGATGCTGACGCGGCTGCTCGACGCCGGCTGGACGCCGCCCGAGTCGCTGCGGTTCGTCCTGCTCGGCGGCGCGCCCGCGTCGCGAGAGCTGATCGATCGCTGCTGCGATCGAGGGGTGCCGGTCCACCCGACGTACGGCATGACCGAGACGGCGTCCCAGATCGCGACGGCGCGACCCGAAGACGCGTTCTCGAATCCGGGGACGGTGGGCCGGCCGCTGGTCTGCACCGACGTCTCGATCGTCGACGAGTCGGGCGAACTCGTCGACCCGGGCGAGAGAGGAGTGGTCGTCGTCTCGGGACCGACCGTGACGCCGGGTTACCTCGATCCCGATCGGACCGCGGCGGCGTTCGGCGAGCGCGGCCTCCGCACCGGGGACGTCGGCTACCGCGACGAAACCGGCCGGCTCTGGATCACGGGTCGCGTCGACGATCGCATCGTGACCGGCGGCGAGAACGTCGATCCCGACGAGGTGGTAGCTGTCCTCCGAGAGCACCAAGGGGTCGCCGAGGCGGCCGTCGTCGGCCTCCCCGACGAGGAGTGGGGCCAGCGGGTCGCCGCGCTCGTCGCGCCCGACGCCGACGGACCATCGACGCCGGACGGACGATCGGCGTCGGCGACGGAGGCGCGATCGACCGACTCGATCGACGTCGAGGCGGTGCTGGCCCACTGCGACGATCGACTCGCCGGCTTCAAACGCCCGAAGACGATCGGCGTCGTCGGTGCCCTTCCCCGGACGCCCTCGGGAACCGTCGATCGGGACGCCGTTCGTGAGCGGCTACTCGCGGAGGGGGTCGACGTGACCGAGTCCGACTGA
- a CDS encoding isochorismate synthase, producing MDHTPGEGGLAGEAASGPRTADALISRCRELEDVSFAAIVDAADAARIQWATPNGLEIAGRGVAARITAGGADRFDRVRAAASAVFDGLDHDGPAVARPRAFGGFSFHDGHEPRAPWAGFNAASFVVPEILVTRSDEGTWLTAVATDDETATDRLDRWYDRLTAVAAMRPSGTGPGVAETRRTTSPAVWTDQVETALERIADGRLTKVVLAQALTVDIEGPIDVPATLERLRRQYPNCYRFLIGAADGGTFFGAPPERLVSKRGRHVETEALAGSVPRGETPEADEEYVDRMLASEKFRREHGLVVEAITEQLRPVAAELVVDDRTIRRLATIQHLQTPIEATLDGDRHVLELVEALHPTPAVGGVPPSAAWETIRDTETFDRGWYAAPVGWFDADGDGEFAVGIRSAIAADETVTLFAGNGIVADSDPDDEWDEVQLKFRPILDELRDDDDGT from the coding sequence ATGGACCACACGCCGGGGGAGGGAGGACTGGCGGGTGAGGCAGCGTCGGGTCCGCGGACAGCGGATGCTCTTATCAGCCGATGTCGCGAACTCGAGGATGTCTCCTTCGCCGCGATCGTCGACGCCGCGGACGCGGCGCGAATCCAGTGGGCCACGCCCAACGGATTGGAGATCGCCGGTCGCGGCGTCGCCGCACGGATTACGGCCGGCGGCGCGGACCGGTTCGATCGCGTTCGCGCGGCGGCGAGCGCGGTGTTCGACGGCCTCGACCACGACGGCCCCGCCGTCGCTCGGCCGCGCGCGTTCGGCGGCTTTTCATTTCACGACGGCCACGAACCGCGGGCGCCCTGGGCCGGATTCAACGCGGCGTCGTTCGTCGTCCCGGAGATTCTCGTCACCCGAAGCGACGAGGGAACGTGGCTGACGGCGGTCGCAACCGACGACGAGACGGCGACCGATCGGCTGGATCGCTGGTACGATCGACTCACCGCGGTGGCCGCGATGCGCCCGAGCGGAACGGGTCCGGGCGTCGCCGAGACGCGCCGAACCACGTCGCCCGCGGTGTGGACCGACCAGGTCGAAACCGCCCTCGAACGGATCGCGGACGGTCGGCTAACGAAAGTGGTGCTCGCGCAGGCGCTGACGGTCGATATCGAGGGACCGATCGACGTGCCGGCGACCCTCGAACGGCTCCGACGACAGTACCCGAACTGTTACCGGTTCCTGATCGGTGCGGCGGACGGGGGAACGTTCTTCGGCGCGCCACCCGAGCGCCTCGTTTCCAAGCGCGGCAGGCACGTCGAGACCGAGGCTCTGGCGGGTTCGGTTCCCCGCGGCGAGACGCCCGAAGCGGACGAGGAGTACGTCGATCGGATGCTCGCAAGCGAGAAGTTCCGGCGGGAACACGGCCTCGTCGTCGAGGCGATCACCGAACAACTCCGCCCCGTCGCCGCGGAACTCGTCGTCGACGACCGGACGATCCGGCGACTGGCGACGATCCAACACCTGCAGACGCCGATCGAGGCGACGCTCGACGGCGATCGGCACGTCCTCGAACTCGTGGAGGCGCTGCACCCGACCCCCGCCGTCGGCGGCGTCCCCCCGAGCGCGGCCTGGGAGACGATCCGGGACACGGAGACGTTCGATCGCGGCTGGTACGCGGCCCCCGTCGGCTGGTTCGACGCCGACGGCGACGGCGAATTCGCCGTCGGGATTCGCTCCGCGATCGCCGCGGACGAGACCGTCACGCTCTTCGCGGGGAACGGCATCGTCGCCGACAGCGATCCGGACGACGAGTGGGACGAGGTACAGCTGAAGTTTCGACCGATCCTCGACGAACTTCGAGACGACGATGACGGCACCTAA
- a CDS encoding 1,4-dihydroxy-2-naphthoate polyprenyltransferase codes for MSTAEVETSRTKAWLMAARPQTLPAAAAPVIVGTGLAIHEDVFALLPAMMALVSTVLIQVGTNFANDYYDAIKGADTDDREGFTRVTQAGLIPPERVKLAMIVAFGLAILSGTYLVYVGGLPVLAIGAVSVFCGWAYTGGPYPLGYHGLGDLFVFVFFGFVAVIGTYYVQAAAALEPLTIAIPEGTITRESIVASLPIAGISTAILVVNNVRDLETDAEAGKRTLAVRLGYRASRFEYVGLLALAYVTPPWFWLAAGFDPTILLPLVTLPYAALVARTVCTRTDGAALNPALERTGKLLALYAILFAAGLIV; via the coding sequence ATGAGTACGGCCGAAGTCGAGACTTCGCGGACGAAGGCGTGGCTGATGGCCGCGCGTCCGCAAACGCTTCCCGCGGCGGCGGCGCCCGTTATCGTCGGAACCGGGCTCGCGATCCACGAGGACGTGTTCGCCCTCCTCCCGGCGATGATGGCCCTCGTCAGCACGGTGCTAATCCAGGTGGGGACGAACTTTGCAAACGACTACTACGACGCGATCAAGGGTGCGGATACGGACGATCGAGAGGGCTTTACGCGGGTCACGCAGGCGGGCCTCATCCCGCCCGAGCGAGTCAAACTCGCGATGATCGTTGCCTTCGGGCTGGCGATCCTCTCGGGGACGTACCTCGTCTACGTGGGGGGACTGCCGGTCCTCGCGATCGGCGCCGTCAGCGTCTTCTGCGGGTGGGCCTACACCGGCGGCCCCTACCCGCTGGGGTATCACGGCCTCGGCGATCTCTTCGTGTTCGTCTTCTTCGGATTCGTCGCCGTAATCGGCACATACTACGTTCAGGCGGCGGCCGCCCTCGAGCCGCTGACGATCGCGATTCCGGAGGGGACGATCACGCGCGAGTCCATCGTCGCGAGCCTCCCGATCGCCGGCATCTCGACGGCGATCCTCGTCGTGAACAACGTCCGAGATCTGGAGACCGACGCCGAGGCCGGCAAGCGGACGCTCGCCGTGCGGCTGGGCTATCGCGCGAGCCGCTTCGAGTACGTCGGCCTGCTCGCGCTGGCGTACGTCACGCCGCCGTGGTTCTGGCTCGCCGCCGGCTTCGACCCGACGATCCTGCTGCCGCTCGTGACGCTCCCCTACGCTGCGCTGGTCGCGCGGACGGTCTGCACCCGGACGGACGGGGCGGCGCTCAACCCCGCGCTCGAGCGCACCGGAAAGCTGCTCGCGCTGTATGCGATCCTGTTCGCCGCGGGGCTGATCGTATGA
- a CDS encoding class I SAM-dependent methyltransferase: MDQSDRTEPESFYDEYGEREWERLDRDFFHRLEWEGTIDRLEAHLPPASGSDAPRVLDIGGGAGRYSVWLARRGYKVTLAEPSETQRTIAREKIPERDVEEAATVVDGDVRDLAFDDDAFDATCCLGGPLSHVLDADERRRAARELKRVTNPGEPVFVSVMGLLGIVLITAQYAGRDEEPLDPSLLPAIVREGDHTGDLVRSRGTEPTLFDCHFFRRDELEALLSDAGLAVETIVALEGVAATRRTRFDDLTAADRDAIREVNDLLRTDRSVADLSPHMLAVCRA, encoded by the coding sequence ATGGACCAGTCCGATCGGACGGAGCCCGAATCGTTCTACGACGAGTACGGCGAACGCGAGTGGGAACGGCTCGATCGAGACTTCTTCCACCGCCTCGAGTGGGAGGGGACGATCGATCGACTCGAAGCGCACCTTCCGCCGGCGAGCGGATCCGACGCCCCGCGCGTCCTCGATATCGGCGGCGGGGCGGGCCGGTACAGCGTCTGGCTCGCCCGGCGGGGGTACAAGGTGACGCTCGCGGAACCGAGTGAAACCCAGCGGACGATCGCCCGCGAGAAGATCCCAGAGCGCGACGTCGAAGAGGCCGCGACGGTCGTCGACGGCGACGTCCGCGACCTCGCGTTCGACGACGACGCGTTCGACGCGACGTGCTGTCTCGGCGGGCCGCTCTCGCACGTCCTCGACGCGGACGAGCGGCGCCGAGCGGCCCGCGAACTGAAACGAGTGACGAACCCCGGAGAACCGGTCTTCGTCTCCGTCATGGGGTTGCTCGGAATCGTGCTGATCACGGCCCAGTACGCCGGTCGCGACGAGGAACCCCTCGATCCCTCGTTGCTGCCCGCGATCGTCCGAGAGGGGGATCACACGGGCGACCTCGTGCGGAGTCGCGGCACGGAACCGACGCTCTTCGACTGCCACTTCTTCCGGCGCGACGAACTCGAAGCCCTCCTCTCGGACGCGGGACTCGCCGTCGAGACGATCGTCGCGCTCGAAGGCGTCGCCGCGACCCGTCGAACTCGCTTCGACGACCTGACCGCGGCCGATCGGGACGCGATTCGCGAGGTAAACGACCTGCTGCGGACCGATCGATCGGTGGCCGACCTGTCGCCGCACATGCTCGCCGTTTGCAGGGCCTGA
- a CDS encoding ribbon-helix-helix domain-containing protein, producing the protein MPKVEITIPEHLEMQIAQMVERGEFVNREEAIEDLLSTGIKAYKTSGPMSEEESPGTGLEDDGMMGHDDEYVF; encoded by the coding sequence ATGCCGAAAGTAGAGATCACCATTCCGGAGCACCTCGAGATGCAGATCGCGCAGATGGTAGAGCGCGGTGAATTCGTCAATCGGGAGGAGGCGATCGAGGACCTCCTCTCGACGGGCATCAAAGCCTACAAGACCAGCGGCCCGATGAGCGAGGAGGAGAGTCCGGGAACCGGACTCGAAGACGACGGGATGATGGGCCACGACGACGAGTACGTCTTCTAA
- a CDS encoding 1,4-dihydroxy-2-naphthoyl-CoA synthase, whose product MVSKLFDADRWEPIDGFDFRDLTYHRAVDSGTVRIAFDRPAVRNAFRPGTVDELYDALDHAKRQTDVGCVLLTGNGPSPKDGGWAFCSGGDQTVRGEDGYQYEGDEESEAQRASENSSGQRPRARASEQGRLHILEVQRLIRHIPKVVVCVVPGWAVGGGHSLHVVCDLTLASEEHAKFLQTDPDVASYDAGFGSAYLAQQIGQKKAREVFFLGKTYSAEEAAEMGMVNEVVPHDELEETALEWGRRINSKSPTAMRMLKYAFNMADDGMIGQQVFAGEATRLGYMTDEAEEGRDAFVEGRDPDFDDYPWHY is encoded by the coding sequence ATGGTTTCGAAACTCTTCGATGCGGATCGGTGGGAACCGATCGACGGCTTCGACTTTCGCGATCTGACCTACCATCGGGCCGTCGACTCCGGGACGGTCCGCATCGCGTTCGATCGGCCCGCGGTCCGCAACGCCTTTCGGCCGGGGACCGTGGACGAACTCTACGACGCGTTGGATCACGCCAAGCGGCAGACGGACGTCGGCTGCGTCCTGCTGACGGGCAATGGGCCGTCGCCGAAGGACGGCGGCTGGGCGTTCTGTTCGGGCGGCGATCAGACGGTTCGCGGGGAGGACGGCTACCAGTACGAAGGTGACGAGGAGAGCGAGGCGCAACGCGCCTCGGAAAATTCGAGCGGACAGCGCCCGCGAGCACGGGCCTCGGAGCAGGGGCGGCTCCACATCCTCGAAGTCCAGCGGCTTATCCGGCACATCCCGAAGGTCGTCGTCTGCGTCGTCCCCGGGTGGGCCGTCGGCGGCGGCCACTCGCTGCACGTGGTCTGCGATCTGACGCTGGCGAGCGAGGAGCACGCGAAGTTCCTCCAGACCGATCCCGACGTGGCGAGCTACGACGCCGGCTTCGGCTCCGCCTACCTCGCCCAGCAGATCGGCCAAAAGAAGGCCCGCGAGGTGTTCTTCCTCGGCAAGACCTACTCGGCCGAGGAGGCCGCGGAGATGGGGATGGTCAACGAGGTCGTCCCCCACGACGAACTCGAGGAGACGGCCCTGGAGTGGGGCCGGCGGATCAACTCGAAGAGCCCGACGGCGATGCGGATGCTCAAGTACGCGTTCAACATGGCCGACGACGGCATGATCGGCCAGCAGGTGTTCGCCGGCGAGGCCACGCGACTGGGATACATGACCGACGAGGCCGAGGAGGGCCGCGACGCGTTCGTCGAGGGCCGCGATCCGGACTTCGACGACTACCCGTGGCACTACTGA
- a CDS encoding DUF7550 family protein — protein sequence MADDTDHAADDDSGADVGHDLDAERTTAPMSDYSARDVGVGFVVLAIGAAIAFGIPLATLSL from the coding sequence ATGGCAGACGATACCGATCACGCGGCGGACGACGATTCGGGCGCGGACGTGGGACACGATCTCGACGCCGAGCGGACGACGGCGCCGATGAGCGACTACTCGGCGCGCGACGTCGGCGTCGGGTTCGTCGTCCTCGCGATCGGGGCGGCGATCGCGTTCGGCATCCCGCTGGCGACGCTGTCGCTCTAA
- the menD gene encoding 2-succinyl-5-enolpyruvyl-6-hydroxy-3-cyclohexene-1-carboxylic-acid synthase: MTAPNRATLWGRVLVDELATGGLEAVCIAPGSRSTPLTVAFAEHPDIEVFSHLDERSAAYFALGRARRTAEPTALVCTSGTAAANFHPAVIEADRARVPLLVLTADRPLELRDSGANQTIDQVDLYGDAVRWDAELPDPEADERKVRSLRTTAARALAKTTGTPAGPVHLNCPFRKPLEPIDVPGDVPDAFSDTLAGRGRDGPFVDTVAGRPTVDREPIGALREALVDADRPLIVAGPADPADLAGLDRHSVSALAARLGAPVLADPLSNLRFGPHVDGAPIYGGYDAYIGAMPAPDVVLRFGASPTSKALRHALRDADADQYLIDPAGEWREATFTATDLLAATPESVVESLVDGLDAADGDIDSDSDEWIARFDAVERRHWKIRDEALTADEPSESPFEGAILASVFADAPDRATVFVSNSMPIRDADRFGRPRRADLTVLANRGASGIDGITSTALGAGSVDADPLVLVTGDLAFYHDSNGLLALDRCGVDATIVLLDNNGGGIFHKLPIEGFDPPFTGQFKTPHGLDFEPLADLYGFEFERVELADFPDAYRRSLDADGTQVLSIEFDSAASHRRREDLRRRVETAVERDGSES; this comes from the coding sequence ATGACGGCACCTAATCGCGCGACGCTCTGGGGGCGGGTTCTCGTCGACGAACTCGCGACCGGCGGCCTCGAGGCCGTCTGTATCGCCCCGGGAAGCCGATCGACGCCCCTGACGGTCGCGTTCGCCGAACATCCGGATATCGAGGTCTTTTCGCACCTCGACGAACGATCGGCCGCGTACTTCGCGCTCGGTCGCGCCCGGCGAACGGCCGAGCCTACCGCGCTGGTCTGCACCTCGGGCACGGCGGCGGCGAACTTTCACCCCGCCGTGATCGAGGCGGACCGGGCGCGCGTCCCGCTGCTCGTGCTCACGGCCGATCGCCCCCTCGAACTGCGGGACAGCGGCGCGAACCAGACGATCGACCAGGTCGACCTTTACGGGGACGCGGTCCGGTGGGACGCGGAACTCCCCGACCCCGAAGCCGACGAGCGGAAGGTTCGAAGCCTTCGCACGACCGCCGCACGAGCGCTCGCGAAGACGACCGGTACCCCGGCTGGCCCCGTCCACCTCAACTGTCCGTTCCGAAAGCCGCTCGAACCGATCGACGTGCCGGGGGACGTGCCGGACGCCTTCTCGGACACGCTGGCCGGACGGGGCCGGGACGGGCCGTTCGTCGATACCGTCGCCGGCCGGCCGACCGTGGATCGCGAGCCGATCGGCGCCCTCCGCGAGGCGCTCGTCGACGCCGATCGGCCGCTGATCGTCGCCGGACCGGCGGATCCCGCGGATCTCGCGGGGCTCGATCGGCACAGCGTGAGCGCCCTCGCGGCCCGACTCGGCGCGCCCGTGCTCGCCGACCCGCTCTCGAATCTGCGGTTCGGACCCCACGTCGACGGCGCCCCGATATACGGAGGGTACGACGCGTACATCGGCGCGATGCCGGCTCCTGACGTCGTGCTTCGGTTCGGCGCCTCGCCGACTTCGAAAGCGCTGCGACACGCGCTACGCGATGCGGACGCGGACCAGTACCTGATCGACCCCGCCGGCGAGTGGCGCGAGGCGACGTTCACCGCGACCGATCTGCTGGCCGCGACGCCGGAATCGGTCGTCGAGAGCCTAGTCGACGGCCTCGACGCGGCGGACGGCGATATCGACTCTGACAGCGACGAGTGGATCGCCCGGTTCGACGCCGTCGAGCGCCGACACTGGAAGATCCGCGACGAGGCCCTGACGGCGGACGAACCCTCCGAATCGCCCTTCGAAGGCGCGATCCTCGCGTCCGTCTTCGCCGACGCTCCCGATCGGGCGACCGTCTTCGTCTCGAACAGCATGCCAATCCGGGACGCCGATCGGTTCGGCCGGCCCCGTCGCGCGGACCTCACGGTGCTCGCCAACCGCGGCGCGAGCGGGATCGACGGCATCACGAGCACCGCGCTCGGAGCCGGCAGCGTCGACGCCGACCCGCTCGTGCTCGTCACCGGCGATCTCGCCTTCTACCACGATTCGAACGGCCTGCTCGCGCTCGATCGCTGCGGCGTCGACGCCACGATCGTCCTGCTCGACAACAACGGCGGCGGCATCTTCCACAAACTCCCGATCGAAGGGTTCGATCCGCCGTTTACCGGCCAGTTCAAGACGCCACACGGGCTCGATTTCGAACCGCTCGCCGACCTCTACGGGTTCGAGTTCGAACGCGTCGAGCTGGCCGACTTTCCGGACGCGTACCGGCGGTCGCTCGATGCGGACGGGACGCAGGTGCTTTCGATCGAGTTCGACTCGGCGGCGAGTCACAGACGTCGGGAAGACCTTCGCCGACGGGTCGAAACCGCAGTCGAGCGAGACGGGAGCGAATCGTAG
- a CDS encoding mandelate racemase/muconate lactonizing enzyme family protein: MSSPEEGGCGSGPAFEYRSFSLPLKRPLESATGTIESRDGFLVRLVDDDGNVGYGEATPLTGWTESIDDCESALERAGDAVERGDQRGALEAVDRTVAARHAVTLAFADLEATREATPLYRYLSRGPLVGRVPVNATVGDGDPSETAAAARRAHERGFDVCKVKVGLRSIEEDVERLRRVRDAVGPGVELRADANEAWTYEEAESAIEAFAALDVSILEQPLPAGALEGHAALRGKGVSIALDEGLLDHGIDTICEAGAADVAVLKPMALGGIDVARQVAAWATELDVTPLVTTTIDGVVARTGAVHLAAAIADVPACGLATGELLADDLARDPVLLEKGSAVVPQAKGLGVDGAWEE; this comes from the coding sequence ATGAGTTCGCCCGAGGAAGGCGGCTGCGGGTCGGGCCCCGCCTTCGAGTATCGCTCCTTCTCGCTGCCGCTGAAGCGCCCGCTCGAGAGCGCGACCGGGACGATCGAGTCCCGCGACGGCTTTCTCGTCCGACTCGTCGACGACGACGGGAACGTCGGATACGGCGAGGCGACGCCGCTGACCGGCTGGACCGAATCGATCGACGACTGCGAATCGGCGCTCGAGCGGGCGGGCGACGCCGTCGAGCGGGGAGACCAGCGCGGCGCGCTCGAGGCCGTCGATCGGACGGTCGCGGCCAGGCACGCGGTCACCCTCGCGTTCGCGGACCTGGAGGCGACTCGTGAAGCGACCCCGCTGTACCGGTATCTCAGCAGGGGGCCGCTCGTCGGACGAGTCCCGGTGAACGCGACGGTCGGCGACGGCGATCCGAGCGAGACCGCCGCGGCGGCCCGGCGCGCGCACGAACGCGGGTTCGACGTCTGCAAGGTGAAAGTCGGGCTCCGATCGATCGAGGAGGACGTCGAGCGGCTGCGCCGGGTCAGAGACGCCGTCGGGCCGGGCGTCGAACTCCGCGCGGACGCCAACGAGGCCTGGACCTACGAGGAGGCGGAGTCCGCGATCGAGGCCTTCGCCGCCCTCGACGTCTCGATCCTCGAGCAGCCGCTGCCCGCCGGCGCGCTCGAGGGACACGCCGCGCTCCGCGGGAAGGGCGTCTCGATCGCCCTCGACGAGGGGCTGCTCGATCACGGCATCGACACGATCTGCGAGGCCGGCGCGGCGGACGTCGCCGTGCTCAAACCGATGGCGCTCGGCGGAATCGACGTCGCCCGACAGGTCGCGGCGTGGGCGACCGAACTCGACGTCACGCCGCTGGTGACGACGACGATCGACGGTGTCGTCGCGCGCACCGGCGCGGTCCACCTCGCGGCGGCGATCGCCGACGTGCCGGCCTGCGGGCTCGCGACGGGCGAGCTGTTGGCCGACGACCTCGCTCGCGACCCGGTCCTCCTCGAAAAGGGGTCCGCCGTGGTTCCGCAGGCCAAGGGACTCGGCGTCGACGGAGCGTGGGAGGAATGA
- a CDS encoding NRDE family protein — translation MCTLTLAWRAFDEAPIAVAANRDERLDRESIPPGVYREDPFVIAPQDAEAGGTWIGYNEFGVFAGVTNRWTDADLAGDRSRGLLVADVLEAESAAEAATIVEETTDEYEYEGFYLVVADASDAFCFRWEGDLRRTTFEPGVHVVVNVAVDDDAEIPSIRRDAARQQAANARAVRAELAARPNETATEWLDRAGEVLGDHEYGVCIHGDGFGTRSSSLLAIGAEPRYRYAPGPPCVTDYERVDLGDGASEVG, via the coding sequence GTGTGTACGCTGACTCTCGCCTGGCGGGCGTTCGACGAGGCGCCGATCGCCGTGGCCGCGAACCGTGACGAGCGACTCGATCGGGAGTCGATACCCCCCGGCGTCTACCGCGAGGACCCGTTCGTGATCGCGCCGCAGGACGCCGAAGCCGGCGGAACCTGGATCGGCTACAACGAGTTCGGGGTTTTCGCGGGCGTCACGAACCGCTGGACCGACGCCGATCTCGCCGGAGATCGGTCGCGAGGGTTGCTCGTCGCCGACGTTCTCGAAGCCGAATCCGCGGCCGAGGCGGCGACGATCGTCGAGGAGACCACCGACGAATACGAGTACGAGGGGTTCTACCTCGTCGTCGCCGACGCGTCGGACGCGTTCTGCTTCCGGTGGGAGGGCGACCTGCGTCGAACGACGTTCGAGCCCGGCGTCCACGTCGTCGTCAACGTCGCGGTCGACGACGACGCCGAAATCCCGTCGATCCGGCGGGACGCCGCCCGCCAGCAGGCTGCGAATGCCCGTGCGGTGCGGGCGGAACTCGCAGCCCGACCGAACGAAACCGCGACGGAGTGGCTCGATCGCGCGGGCGAGGTGCTGGGCGACCACGAGTACGGCGTTTGTATCCACGGCGACGGGTTCGGCACCCGATCGTCGTCGCTGCTCGCGATCGGCGCGGAGCCGCGGTATCGCTACGCACCGGGACCGCCGTGCGTGACCGACTACGAGCGAGTCGACCTCGGGGACGGCGCGAGCGAGGTCGGCTGA
- a CDS encoding sulfite oxidase-like oxidoreductase, translating to MRDVTDLYREFGDDRLPPGQRETTAFPVLSKSGTPDWDPDTWEFTVAGAVETELGFSWDEFRALPGETQRQDFHCVTGWSKFDCEFTGVPFPELAERAGVHEDAVHVMFSALDGYTTDLPLEACLRDGVLFAWKFDGEPLPEEHGGPLRVVTPHKYAYKGAKWVDGIEFLTEPQRGYWERRGYSQTANPWREERYS from the coding sequence ATGAGAGACGTCACGGACCTCTATCGGGAGTTCGGGGACGATCGGCTGCCCCCGGGACAGCGCGAGACCACCGCGTTTCCGGTGCTCTCGAAGAGCGGGACGCCCGACTGGGACCCCGATACCTGGGAGTTCACCGTCGCGGGCGCCGTCGAGACCGAACTCGGCTTCTCGTGGGACGAGTTCCGCGCTCTCCCCGGCGAAACCCAGCGTCAGGACTTCCACTGCGTGACCGGTTGGAGCAAGTTCGACTGCGAGTTTACTGGCGTCCCGTTTCCGGAACTCGCGGAGCGAGCGGGCGTCCACGAGGATGCCGTCCACGTCATGTTCTCCGCGCTGGACGGCTACACCACGGACCTGCCGCTTGAGGCGTGCCTCCGCGACGGGGTGCTTTTCGCCTGGAAATTCGACGGCGAGCCCCTGCCCGAGGAGCACGGCGGACCGCTTCGGGTCGTCACGCCCCACAAGTACGCCTACAAAGGGGCCAAGTGGGTCGACGGGATCGAGTTCCTCACCGAACCCCAGCGCGGCTACTGGGAACGGCGAGGATACTCTCAGACGGCGAATCCGTGGCGCGAAGAGCGATACAGCTAG